One stretch of Clupea harengus chromosome 2, Ch_v2.0.2, whole genome shotgun sequence DNA includes these proteins:
- the rpl8 gene encoding 60S ribosomal protein L8 — translation MGRVIRGQRKGAGSVFKAHIHHRKGAAKLRHIDFAERHGYIKGIVKDIIHDPGRGAPLAKVTFRDPYRFKKRTELFIAAEGIHTGQFIYCGKKAQLNIGNVLPVGTMPEGTIVCCLEEKPGDRGKLARASGNYATVISHNPDTKKTRVKLPSGSKKVIGSANRAVVGVVAGGGRIDKPILKAGRAYHKYKAKRNCWPRVRGVAMNPVEHPFGGGNHQHIGKPSTIRRDAPAGRKVGLIAARRTGRLRGTKTVQDKEN, via the exons ATGGGACGTGTGATCAGGGGTCAGAGAAAAGGTGCGGGCTCCGTCTTCAAAGCCCATATTCATCACAGAAAAGGAGCTGCCAAACTCCGGCATATTGACTTTGCTGAACGCCATGGCTACATTAAGGGAATCGTGAAG GACATCATCCACGACCCCGGCCGTGGAGCTCCCCTGGCCAAGGTGACGTTCCGTGACCCATACAGGTTCAAGAAGAGGACTGAACTGTTCATCGCAGCTGAGGGAATCCACACTGGCCAGTTCATCTACTGTGGCAAGAAGG CCCAGCTGAACATTGGCAATGTGCTGCCCGTGGGAACCATGCCTGAGGGTACCATCGTCTGCTGCCTGGAGGAGAAGCCCGGCGACAGGGGCAAACTGGCCCGCGCATCCGGAAACTACGCCACCGTCATCTCTCACAACCCCGACACCAAGAAGACCAGAGTCAAGCTTCCCTCTGGATCCAAGAAGGTCATCGGCTCTGCCAACAGAGCAGTCGTCG GTGTTGTTGCTGGTGGTGGTCGTATTGACAAGCCCATCCTGAAGGCCGGTCGTGCTTACCACAAGTACAAGGCCAAGAGGAACTGCTGGCCTCGTGTCCGTGGTGTGGCCATGAAC CCCGTTGAGCATCCCTTCGGTGGTGGTAACCACCAGCATATTGGCAAACCCTCCACCATCAGGAGAGACGCACCCGCTGGTCGCAAGGTCGGTCTCATCGCTGCCCGTCGTACTGGCAGACTGCGTGGAACAAAGACTGTCCAGGACAAAGAGAACTAA